The following DNA comes from Musa acuminata AAA Group cultivar baxijiao chromosome BXJ1-4, Cavendish_Baxijiao_AAA, whole genome shotgun sequence.
ACGGATCACAATGCTAAGGTTTCATAGTGGTTGTCGTTTCATTATACTTATGTATGGAGTGTCTTATTATATATGGAGCCAATTGTCACTGTAATTAGTCTCATATGGTATGTAAGATTAAGATTAGTGTACTATTATTAATTCTTATATATAAGATTTATAATTGTAGTTAATAGATTTTTAGTGTTTTTGATATCTCCattgaaatattataaatttattttaaataatgtaAATGAGATAAAATGAATTCAAAATCAATGTAACAAAGGTAAATGAATTCAAAATGAATGGAAACCAACTTATATATTCTTTATTGGTTtaggaaaaaaaaactaaatatagAAACTAAATAAAAAACTATATTTATTGGCTTAGGAAACTTACAAACGAAGGCATCTCCCAACAAAAGTCCAACTTTTctagaaaattataaaaaattaatttaatatatgtACCTATCAAATTTAGAATTTTAAGTCTATCCTATCCTCGGAAAGCTTCAAATTTGGttgttcaaatcataattttctgTCAAAGGTATCCCATCCGAACCGATACGACGGATAACACGAATCTCGAGGCTGAAGAGGAACCGAACATTGCAAATGACCCGTGGACCAGATCGTCACGTAACCCACCGAATTCTGATCTCCCCCTTTTGGGTTGCTTTTATTGTGCCGGCAGTTTGGATCGAACCCCTCCCCCGTTCTCGCCTGCTCTCTCGTCCCTGCTTTTGCCGACGAATTCGATCTCCAGATCCAGGAAAATGTCGGTGAGTATCTGATCCAGCCAATTTCTTGCCCTTTCCGTCTGTGATTTTTATTCGTGGTGTCGTGAGATCCGATGTTCCTCGTCTTGGATCCGACGGGAGAATATTCATGTTTGTGTCTAGATCTTACGTGGTTGCGCGAATGGATGAGAGGATTCTGACTACGAGCTCTAGATCGTTAGGTAGTAATGGTGTGCATCGAATTGGGTCggaaaaagataattttggttCAGCATATCGATGCCAGAGAAGATTTACGAGGAAGGTTAAGGAAAAAAGATGCGGTGACTTTGCATAGATCTAGATCTGATCGTGTGGATGTTCGACTTCCTTTCTCGTTGTACGGGATTCCAAGATTCACTATGATTCACCAATGAGCTCCTCAAGTAGCTTGTTATACTTCATTCGGATACAAGGTCAGATTTTGTGGTGGAATGCGTCTAATTCAATTTGCATCGTAGATTTTAGACATTGACTTGCAATGTGTCATCCTAATTATTGGGATCAAATCTACGGTTAGCTAGTAAACCTCTATATTGGATAATTGTGAAAGGAACACGGTGTTTGAGGCACCTGTGACAATCAGCAAAATATATCCTTTGTTTGTCACAAAAGCCAAAATGGTGAGCTAAAACTTAATGTGTATTGACTTTTGAAGAGTAGTAGACAGACCATTTCTTctcaacaaaaagaggaaagcttctcCGTTGCATTATCTACCAATCATTTCAGCAAAGGAATACTCTCTAGTCTTTTGACAAATGGGTTAGTTTTATTGAGGAGCTTACCTTTTGTCTTGTAGCTTGTAATTTTTTTCTACTTACCTTTTCTTCTTTTACTGACTTGATTTTCTGTACCAATTATTGTAATCTATTGTTAAATGTGTAAGTCATATTATTGTTTCAtctcataatatatgtatattttgtgCAGCTAGCCGTGACAAATTTTCACATTATTGTTGTTTGTAATTGTCTCTTTTTCTTTGGCCACATCAGTAATACTGTGAAAATAAATGAGATTGCTCTCTACTTGATAATATCTAATAGCTAATGTAGCCTAACTGAACTCTAATAACTATATGAATCTGAGTGTTTACCGATCAAGATGGCTAAGATGATTGAGGCATTTTTTTTCTCATCTAGAGATTTCCCATCTGATTGGTAGAGCCAACAATTACAGCTTCTAGTCTTGTTCTATTTGTGATCATAATCCAGGCAAGGGGAGAGGCAGGATCCATTTCTATCAGCATTTCCTGTAAACTTGCAGCAAGACAACCTAGGTTTTCTCAGTTTGGTCAGACAATATCACACAAACAATACCATTGTACAGAATCCCTCCCAGGCATCAAGAACAGGGCAGTTTCAGTTGTTGGATTATGACGCATGAAGtacataataattattttatttgttttgatcCTTTGCAGATTATAATAATTTTCCTAGATGCTTCTGTTAAACTGGAGAACTTCTCTGTGgaaacatgaaaataaacatgccaCTTTGACAATAACATAACTCATTGAACTACTAAGAAGTCGAATAACTGTTACCAAATGTCAAGAGCTAGAAGTAACACAGGGTATGTAGTGTCAACAATTTTATTACATATAACGACTGTGTGATTATATTTCAACAGTATAATCTCAAGTTACATCTCATTTTCTAGTTGCATTGTTTCATCTTGGCAGATCAATTTTTAGGAAGCTTGATTTCATGTCCTTTTGAGCCAACTAGTTTTCTCTtttgattaaccaagttgttagaTGATGCAATAAGACTATTTCAGTAAGATTAGTTAAGTATGTGGTATGGATGTAAAATTTTATCCTAAAGAATTTATTGTCCATTGCAAAATTTTCAGTAAGGTCACTATTTCTTGTGCCAattgttatcattattttttctGTATAGAGCAATAGTCCTTTTAGCATGCAAAAGGCACTAATGTACAAGATATTTCTGACATTATAATTTGTAGAATCTTGAGTTAGCTTGATTTTTTTGTTCTGCCAATATGCCTCATCGGATTATGCAGATCACATTCAATAATTTCACCAACTCAGAGAGGGCATAATTGTCTCAGTTAATTATTTACCTTCAAAATCCTATTAGAGTAAGGGGTTCACCCCAAGGGTGAAGAACCTAATGAACATCTTGTTTCAGCAACTGGATCGATAATTTTTGAGGATGCCAATGAATCCTCAAATGACTATTCAACCAAATTGGAAATTGACATTTCAGATGGGACAgttaaattattttcttttttatttttgtcaacAGTTCCATGGAGGAAATGCTTAACTTCCTAGCTGATTCCATTAGTTATTagggttcattagatgcaactctATTGAGTGGCAGTTCATGATTTAATGTTGATAGGAATTTATTAAACATGTTAACTACCATCTCTTTTCtgttttttaaaaaagaatgtTCATTTGGTTAGTCTTTAGTTGCTCCCATGTTAGGGCCTTTAAGTCTTATTCAGCATGACTTATTTAATAAATTTGATTAGATGGACAAATCATGCTCTATTGAGATGTGATTAATTGTTTGGTTGGTAGTTTTTGTGACATTTAGATTGTAGAGGGTATGTGTTGCATCGCTGAATTATTACTGAGCTCTTTTTCATCATTTTGCAGGCAAAAACAGTGAAAATTAGTAACATTTGCTTGTCTGCATCTCAAAGGGACATTCAAGAATTCTTTTCCTTCTCTGGGGACATCGATTATGTTGAAATGCAAAGGTCAATCATTTATCCTTTCTTTGTACCTCTAATATCTCTATTGTTAGGAGGTAGGAAATGATTGTGAAATAGGGATTCTCTTTTTGCAGTGAATCAGAAGATACTCAACTTGCTTATGTCACTTTTAGAGACTCACAAGGAGCAGAAACTGCAATGCTTCTCACAGTGAGTTCATCTAGATATAAACTGCTGCTTTCTTCTGCATATTTTCTGAAAACAGAATTGTTTATGGCAATACAGTTTTGGAATATAAAATATGGGAATCCTTGGTAAACtatttgttgtatatatatacaggGAGCAACAATAGTTGATCGTTCTGTTAATATAACTCCAGCTGAGAATTACAAGTTGCCTCCTGAAGCTTACAGACACATGCTGGTAGGTCTCTACTATTTCTCTGTTTTTGTTTTTAGTGATATTTGCATGAGAACACCATACACTCCAAacagaaaataatatttatgattttttccATGCCTAGGAATTTCTTTCCAATAGAAGAACTAAAATGTCATGTATGGTGCTCAATTTCTTATTGCATATGTAGCTGTGTCAAATGGTTTCAAGATAAACCTATATTATGCCATTTCTCATCGTTGATTATATATTTTCAGAGTAAAAAATTCTGGTTAGATTGGGGAACTTTTTTTTGTTAAGTATTTGGTCAAGGGTCCATTGGAATTTGGAGGAAAACGTGCATTTGTGACTCTCTTGTTTATGAACTAGGTGGGAATGATAAAATGACATGAGAAAACGAGGGTCCTAGATTGCTAGAAAGTTAGAAGGTTTCATTAATTATAGCATATAAATGGTTTAATAACTGGCCTTCTAATTGAAGCTGCAGATAAAATTTGATATCTTGTATGCAATTTGTGTATCTGTTGTCAGAAATTTCAAGCATAAACATATGATAAGCCACTGGATCCTACATCCAAAGCCGATTTCGTTCTTTGGTTCTAAATGTATGTTTAAAATGTAATATACAGGGAAAAATTATTATTTGTTTGATCAGCAATTATAGACCTTTAGTTCCTGTGTTTTCATCAAAGTATGACTTTTGGCCCCTGCGAAGTTATCCCCTTTTTAATTACATTTTTAACTGTGACATGTACTTATTCTTGAAAGGATGGAAACTCCTCACCTACCAATGAGGCGGTGAAGAAGGCGGAGGATGTGGTAAGTGGCATGTTGGCCAAGGGCTTTGTTCTCAGCAAGGATGCACTCCAGAGAGCGAAAGCCTTTGACGAGCAGCACCAActtctatccactgcctcagcaacCGTCGTGTCTCTGGATCAGAGGATTGGGCTGAGTGAGAAGCTAAGCACAGGCATGGCCATGGTCAGTGGGAAGGTGAGGGAGGTGGACGAGCGATACCAGGTAACTGAGATCACGAGGTCGGCCCTTGCCTCCGCTGAGCAAACAGCCACCAATGCTGGATCAGCCATCATGAGCAACCGCTATGTCTCAACCGGAGCATCATGGTTATCAAGTGCACTCGGTAAGGTAATGAAGGCAGCTGAGGATGTTAGCATCCTGACCAAGGAGAAGGTGGAGAAGGCCGAAGAGGAGAGGAAGCAACTATTCTGGGATGAGAGACGGGGAATGGTGAGCGAGTATGCAAAGGTTCACCTCGACGAGCCGTTGTCGAACGAACCTCCGACGGTCCCTGTGTACTCTATGGATGAGCAGAAGCTGCGGATCGCATAAATCTCTGTTCATTTCAGAATTCGGCTCACTATTCATTTTGTTATTAGTTTGCACAATTATTTTTTATGCTTGTATCATCCATTGACCATCATGTATGTTTCAAGTGTCGAGATATCGATATCGGTTTAGATTTGTACACTGTTATCAATGTCTTATTGTGTAAAACACCGATAACTTGTTGGAATTTGGACTCGAGATGCACTACTCATGAGTGTTTTGCAAGATTGATTAGCCTATGCTTCTCAAAATTAAACAAATGTAATCAAGATCGATTGTGTAAATCAAGATCTCTCAGTTCCCAAAGTACAGAATTGACTTTACAGAATTGACTTAAATTTCAATTTAATTATTGATCATTACTATGGAGACATGAAGATTGTTTTATATCAATTCTATCAAAATTAATCTATAAATTGCACAACTTTAACCTGATAATCTCATTTTACTTGGAAAAATATGACACCAAATGATAATTTTGTACTCATACAATTCGATGATCGTATGATCATTTTCGCTTAATAATCACAATTAGAATTCAAAATTCCTTTGCCTCTTTACATTAGTAATGGATAACAAACTAATCACATAAACCAAATAAACTATTTTAATAGTATGAGTTACATTAAGTTTAACAAACGGAAAATTAAATGTGTAAATAAGATaaactgaaaaaaaaataatatcgtaGGTAAAATTGATGTGATATCTCAAGAATCACTCCAACTCTGTCCTCTCCATCATTTCGACCTTTAAATCTAGCAAGATCTGATCTCACATTAACAATAAAATTGGATTAATCGTCAAATTTAATCTACCATCaccttgataataataataataataattattattattatttttatatttataaaaaaatataggtATTTGAAATTTTGAATTAGTGGTTGTCCTCAATTCAAGTTAAAATCTCAATATATTATGCTCCTTAATGGTTATTTTTATCCTTTCTAAATCCAAATCTTAATTCAGGTTTAGTTTGTCATTATAATATGGAGGGGGGCTGTGTTCATAACTGCATCCCCTGCAAGAGGATGGAGTACGATCACCGTTTCTCCGCGTCACCGCCGCCTACCCCGCCGCTGAAGGCGAAGCACCACCACCTCTGCTTCACGTCTTGTTTCCGCCCCGTCGCTGGTTGCGACGGCGGGGACCCGGAATCCCCATACGGGGAGCGCGCCGCCCGGCCGCTGATCCGATCGCCCAAGTCGTGGATCCGATCCAAGGCGCACGAGCTGCCGGATAACTGCTGCAAATGCCGGGCCCTGGTCTCCCACTGCCGTTGGGGGAGGCACCGGCGCCACCACTCCGCCGACTTCAGGTACGACCCCCTTAGCTACGCCCTCAACTTCGACGAGGGGTCCCAGGGCGAGTCTCCCGCTAGCGCCGAGCAGCTCCGGTACCGCTGCTTCTCGTCCCGGCTCCCGGCTTCGCCCCCGCGCGGCAGCGATGGCGGTGGATTCGATGATCGGAAGAGGGCTCATGGAGTCGAAGGGATTGAGGCGCCCCTGCGATTCACCTAATTTCCCGGTTCTTTGAGCCTACCGATCTAATTGTAGTTGCAAAGATCGGATCTTTCTTGCGCTGCCGTTGTTTTCGACCCCGCCGATCTAATTATGGTTGCAAAGATCGGATCTTTTCCCCCTAAATCTCATGCAAAGAGCATCGAACTTTCTAATAAGAAAGAATGGATCTTCCCCAAAGGAAGCCTCTTTTAGTTTTGGTGCATCTTTTGCATCTTGAAGCCTTTTCTCTTTGTGTGATGAATTGTTTCTTGAAGATTGCAATTATGTTTTCAATTGTTCCTAAACAGGCCGTTTTCCAAGAAATCATATTCCTTCGATGGTTGTTCTTGTTCTATGTTTACAAAAGAGAGGGATTCTTTAATTCATGCCCCTTTGGTACTCATTCAAGGAGGAACATTTCAGAAACTCTCTGTTGCAGATGGGTTTGCTTATTGTCTGCAAGCATGTATTTGGCAGGCTGTCCTCCAACTCCCATGACATTGATATGATACAGTTTCGATAGTCTCGCAGCCTCACATGCAATGTAATGCGCTGTTCTGCACTGTAACCAAGCTTTCTTCATCTTTTCCATGCATGCATTGCATCAAATGCCCCACAGGTTTGCGCTGTGCGACGTACTGGCCGAAAGCGCACGACTGGCAGTGCCGAAAGCCATGGGGGGAGTCTGTCGCTGTTGCTCCTTGAACGCAGTAAAGAGCAGAACAACTGCAATGCTCTTTTTCCCACTATGACAATGTAGACCTGATGGAATATGAAAGCTGAACTCTCACCGGCAGAGAGACAAACAAGAGAGGTCTTGGCTTGTGGCAATCACCTTCCACGATCACAGGATTGTGTGTGCGTTGTTGATGATTCTGTTCTGAACATGGAATCCGAGTAAGATCTTGAAGTGCTTAATCCTTCGTGAGGGGCTTGTCACCCCCAGAATCTTGGGTCCATTGTACATCCACCTGTTTCTTGTGCTGAGACAAGTGCAAGAACAAGCTACTGAACAGGTCGGGACGTCTCCAACGTGCAGTTGAAGATATCGATACCCGTGTTATGTATCTTTGGTGAGTCTCGAGTCCTCACGCAACCAGGGATGACAGCCTTGTCTCTTCTCCTTGACCTGATCTCAGTCCCATGTTTTGTTCTTAGCCCAACACGAATCCACCCTCTCATCCGAAAGCAGGGGTGGAGTATTGGAGTTACAGAAGGGGAAATTTGGGAATTACATTCATATAATATTCTGTGAACACAATATTTGCAATTTCTTCATGAATAGACATGCGATTCATCATGCTCTGCTGACAAAAGGTACTTGTGTTATCATGTGAGGCTACAGGTGACAAAGAAGGCAGAGTCTACTCAGCTACTTCTTGATGCCACCTTTACCTTGGGAGAGCCCACACCGAGGACGAGGAAATGACAAGAAATGTGTCACCCAGTGGATTCATGGAGCTTCAAAAAGGGCCAAAATCTCCCCTTTCCTCCTTCCTAGCATTGCTATGGCTGTCACTCCTGAGGGTCGAGCATTGCTACCTTGTTTGTGCTGTGATCAACCACTCCTGTCCTGAGAAAAAGAGATCAAAGGAAGTATAAGACAACTTTCCTGTTTTTTCTTGGTTTCTCCACATCAGATCTTTGGTCCATCTCAAGCATTAACATTAGGCCTTCAAGCAGAAGTCACAACGAGGAAGCATGGGTGGCAGCTCCCCTACCATCCTCTTCAGGTATGTTAAAGTGTTTATTTGTTTCATTTCAATTTATTGTTGTTACTTCCTTCAGAGGAGTTATGGTTTGGTGCTTTATGTCTGTAGGTGGTAGACATAGCTGTGTTTGTGGCTCTAGGGTTTGCCTTCTATGTGTTCATTGTCTCATTTGTTGGAAAGAAGTTGTTTCAATATGTGATCATGGGGCTCTACACTGGCTTTGTAAGAGATACCACACTGGCATCTCGTTGTTCTTCTTCCTTGAGTATTTTAGTTTATGTCCATCTTCCAAGGTGATAGCGTCGTTTGCTGTTAAATTTTGTTTATGATGATAATGGTTCCAAAGCAGAGAACGATAACTATTTGTTCTTCTTGTCAGATTACCTGTGTAttatttcctttatatgcttggtgtGCTGCAACAGATCCTGGGGACCCAGGTATTTTCAGATCTAAGAAATATCTTAAAGTAGAGGACTGCAAGGAAGAGATTTACCCTAAGAAATTCAGAAATGGGGCCTCAATTGTGGAAATGAATTCCGGAACACCAAGAGAAAACCAACTGGATAGGGGCTTCACCAAAGATGCCACCATGGAGAGCTCATATAGTGGAGTTGAAAGAGAGAATTTGCCTTGCTACAATGTGCCTCTGTTGGCACTTCTCTTGGATTGGTACCCTGTCAAATATGTGTGTGATTGGTGTAACTCTCCTAAACTATCTCCTGAACAGCAAATGAGCGAAGAGGGCATGTTTTACTGCAGCTTGTGTGAAGTTGACGTATGCATCAAGCATCtgaatccaagcattctcatcccATCATAGTGTCCACCCTTCTTTCTGCATTTCAGTTTAACCTATTTTGATTTCAATTCATTATCTATGGCAGATTTGATTTCTACTTTGGTAGTTTCAGAGAGTATTTTTCGTGATTTTGTTTTTTGCCGAATAAATTATTTTCATCAGTTACAACTATAATTCGCTGCATAAAATGTATAATGAATGCATGACTTTGATGTTGCAACAAAGAGGATTATTTGATGCACACATATCATGGAACAGGTGGGTATTCCTTCACTGGGTAGTTGATTAGTAGTGGCCTAACATACTACTTAACTTAGACATCCATTTTGATCGGAAATGGCTCCCTCATCACTCTCACGCTTCAAGGCAAACCTCAATTTAAAAATGTGTTGATCCTTTTGAGCAAGGAAATGCTGATATAGAGAATAGAGAATTTGCTAGACTTCTAAAACTTCCATCAGAAACTTCTTTAGGTGTTTCATTTTCAAATCTTAAGTATTGTAGTGTGTATTGATATCTTGTTCTCATGTGTTCATTAGATTTGAACGAAAACAAATGTACattatacatgcatgtaaattacCATTAATATTTGGTTAATCAGAATGTTGGAAAGACAAAGCAAATTTGTATGACAAGATGTTGAGATCGATGTCCCAACACTTCATACACAACAGCTTTGACTGGTGACAGTGATAAATGGCAGCAAAAGTTTTGTCTGTATCACAGTCTTCATATAAAATTTCATGCATCATTGAGGTGAAAAATTGACTGTATAATTTACAATGAAATCATGTTAGTGCATTGCCGATGTgcttgattcaattgtctaatGCTTGACAGCTTCACATTGTGTAGGTTTTGAAGTATAGTTAAGCATTGTAGAGCTTGTGACAAATGTGTTGATGTCTTCGATCATTGCTGCAGGGTGAGACCTTCTGTGCTCTTGATTTATTTCTCTTCTTATCAATGACTGAACAGTACCTAATATATCCTACTGTTTTCATGTTAGTAGTGGCTTAATAACTGTGTGGGAAGGAAAAATTACAAAGGGTTCTTCGTCCTCATGGCTTCTGCACTTCTCTTGGTAAGTTCAAGCACTTCTTTTATATCATTAAAACTGTTCTATGTGTTAGGAATTGTAACATCTGGACTTGTCACTGATCTTCTCTCTTTAAGAACTTCTTAACCTTATACCATCCTTCAGAAGGCGCTATCCGTTCATGTCCTTCATCATGTACCTGGTGTTTGAGCAAGCATTTTGTTACAGGTCCTTTTCATTCTGACCGACTATTGACAGGTCTCCATGGTTTGTTCACCTTGGGCCAGCTTATTCTAAAGTGGTCACTCAGAGTGCTGATATTGATTCTCTGTTTCCTCAACTGAGAGCGTTTCTGTGTAGAGATTATCTCAAAATTAGGGTTTGTGATCTCTACTCTCTGGCTTACATTTTATTATTCTGCTTAAAATGGTTCATCCCACTACAAAgcttattttatatataataaacCCAAGTCAGTTTTACACATTATACTGTTCTCTCTGGATCTTCTGGGATGCTTTTTAGTTTATCTTATATTGAAGGATCATCTTTTTCAGGCTTTCTGTACCTTCTTAGCAATGGTCGCCACCCTACCACTTGCGCAACTTTGTTTCTTCCACATGCTTCTAGTAAAGAAGGTACAGTTTCCTAATAGTTCATTACCTTATGACTACAGTTCTGTCGTCATCTTTTTATGTTTGGCCATGTTTTAATTTGCATCAATCTGAGAACAATACCAAACTTTTGTGTTCAGTTCataattcataatattttgtgaTTTTGCAAGTCCtcaacataaaaaaaaagatatttgttTCTTGTCATTAAAGTTGTTCAGGATACATTGCAATCAGACAAAACTGTGCTGTTTTCATAGTTATTAAGGGTTAGAATTAAATATTGACAATTCATCAAGAGTTTATGACCAATCTTTTATACTTTACCAGTGGATGTTTTGGCAACCAGCAAATATTTTAGCATTTAGTTCTTTTGAAGTCTGCATCCAAATTTGTTTCGACAAGATGGATGGCTCTTTAATTTTTCTTAATGATTATTTTTATGAAGATAACTAAAAGTCTCTCAAAGTTAAATTATCTGATAAAGGATTGGTGTTTGTGTGCATGTGGATGCAGGGAATTAGCACGTATGATTATTTCATTGCTTTGAGGGAGCAGGAACGGGAGCAAGCTACTGGTGATCAGGAAAGTCCACAAATGTCTCGAGTGAGCTCCATGACTGGACTAAGCAGAACAAGTCCCTTCAATGCATTTCATCGTGGTGCATGGTGTACTCCACCAAGATCATTCCCGGAGGAGCAGGTATGATGTGCATCTTTTCTTTTGGAGATGCCTTGCTTAAGATTAGTTGCACTTGAAAAAATGCTAAGATGTGGAGTTCGAGCATGATGGCAAGGTTTAAGCATTAGAATCACTGAATTATTTGTATGATGAAAAATTGTGATTCATTTACTTTCCTTGGAAGTCAATTCCCCCGTTAATGATCAACTCGGTCATGCTAAGCCATCTTGCTAATTTCATTGTTCTCTAGTATTTAACACACTTTTCCCTTTGTGCTACCTTATAGAAGATCTGATCTCAGCCCCAATTTAAGCAACTGCAAAAAGCATCCTACTTGCAAGCTTTGATTAAGTTTTAAAGTCTTGCtagtttttattattatatggtAACAAACATTGTGATATTGGTGGTTTAAATATCATTCTGCTCTATCATGTACGCATTTTACCTACTTAAGGGAATAAGATTGTAGCTTGCTACTTTgcttcaaaggaaaagaaaaagttcTATCACAATGTTTTGATAGGAATAATCAATACTGTTCAATTTACTGAATTTATGTATTTAATGATATGGTTAATTTGATATATCTTTTACATAATGCAAATCACTATAAACATGGCATTATTATTCTTAGCATGAGAAGTTCAGAAACTCTGGAAAATTGTGTGTCTTCTATTATTCAGACTCGGCTACATCTTGAATGAGTTTGTGTTAATGAAACTACGAACGCTGAAAAGTATCATATTGTTCTTATTCTCAACTCCTGGAGAGTGACACAATGTTTGATCTTTGCCAGTTTGATGTTGTTCATCCAAATACTATCACATCCGTGGATTACTCGAGCAAAAAAGCATTGGTGGAGGAATCAACCATCCGAAGAAATGTTAGAGCTGTGAAGATCAGTCCTTGGACCCTTGCGCGACTTAATGCAGAAGAAGTTTCAAAAGCTGCTGCTCAGGCAAGGAGGAAATCCAAAGTCCTGCAGCCAAGAGCTGAAGAGTTACAGGAGCTTATCTCCCTTTCTACCTTGGACACTGTTGCACCAAAGGGGGTTCAGATCTCAGGATCAACCAGTGACGGCTATGAAGCGTCAGGAGGTGAAGACAGTGATCAGACTCTGTCGAGAATCATGCACAAATCATCAAATTGGACCGATCTTTTTCGCAACTCTGGC
Coding sequences within:
- the LOC135645594 gene encoding probable protein S-acyltransferase 22 isoform X1, whose protein sequence is MSSIIAAGSGLITVWEGKITKGSSSSWLLHFSWSPWFVHLGPAYSKVVTQSADIDSLFPQLRAFLCRDYLKIRAFCTFLAMVATLPLAQLCFFHMLLVKKGISTYDYFIALREQEREQATGDQESPQMSRVSSMTGLSRTSPFNAFHRGAWCTPPRSFPEEQFDVVHPNTITSVDYSSKKALVEESTIRRNVRAVKISPWTLARLNAEEVSKAAAQARRKSKVLQPRAEELQELISLSTLDTVAPKGVQISGSTSDGYEASGGEDSDQTLSRIMHKSSNWTDLFRNSGCSEIMDDFQASSSSARLQPYGSKESTVLVNQFHLI
- the LOC135645630 gene encoding binding partner of ACD11 1-like; protein product: MSAKTVKISNICLSASQRDIQEFFSFSGDIDYVEMQSESEDTQLAYVTFRDSQGAETAMLLTGATIVDRSVNITPAENYKLPPEAYRHMLDGNSSPTNEAVKKAEDVVSGMLAKGFVLSKDALQRAKAFDEQHQLLSTASATVVSLDQRIGLSEKLSTGMAMVSGKVREVDERYQVTEITRSALASAEQTATNAGSAIMSNRYVSTGASWLSSALGKVMKAAEDVSILTKEKVEKAEEERKQLFWDERRGMVSEYAKVHLDEPLSNEPPTVPVYSMDEQKLRIA
- the LOC135645594 gene encoding probable protein S-acyltransferase 22 isoform X2, coding for MSSIIAAGGLITVWEGKITKGSSSSWLLHFSWSPWFVHLGPAYSKVVTQSADIDSLFPQLRAFLCRDYLKIRAFCTFLAMVATLPLAQLCFFHMLLVKKGISTYDYFIALREQEREQATGDQESPQMSRVSSMTGLSRTSPFNAFHRGAWCTPPRSFPEEQFDVVHPNTITSVDYSSKKALVEESTIRRNVRAVKISPWTLARLNAEEVSKAAAQARRKSKVLQPRAEELQELISLSTLDTVAPKGVQISGSTSDGYEASGGEDSDQTLSRIMHKSSNWTDLFRNSGCSEIMDDFQASSSSARLQPYGSKESTVLVNQFHLI
- the LOC135645647 gene encoding uncharacterized protein LOC135645647; this translates as MEGGCVHNCIPCKRMEYDHRFSASPPPTPPLKAKHHHLCFTSCFRPVAGCDGGDPESPYGERAARPLIRSPKSWIRSKAHELPDNCCKCRALVSHCRWGRHRRHHSADFRYDPLSYALNFDEGSQGESPASAEQLRYRCFSSRLPASPPRGSDGGGFDDRKRAHGVEGIEAPLRFT
- the LOC135645594 gene encoding probable protein S-acyltransferase 22 isoform X3, encoding MASALLLAFCTFLAMVATLPLAQLCFFHMLLVKKGISTYDYFIALREQEREQATGDQESPQMSRVSSMTGLSRTSPFNAFHRGAWCTPPRSFPEEQFDVVHPNTITSVDYSSKKALVEESTIRRNVRAVKISPWTLARLNAEEVSKAAAQARRKSKVLQPRAEELQELISLSTLDTVAPKGVQISGSTSDGYEASGGEDSDQTLSRIMHKSSNWTDLFRNSGCSEIMDDFQASSSSARLQPYGSKESTVLVNQFHLI